ATACGCATACACCCATCGCTCATCGAAGAGGGCGACTACGGGGGACCGTTCATCGGTGCGGTGGTCACGCTTGCGCACAATCTCGGTATCAGCGTGATTGCCGATCGTATTGGAACCGATCGAGCGCTGTCCATCGCTCGCCGACATAGCATCGACTACGCGCAAGGAGATCTGATCTCGGCTCCTCTCGATGCCATTGCGGTCACGTCGTTGCTGAGGCGCCAGCCGCTGCTGGTGGAAAAAGCGGCTATCCAATGAGCCATGTACCCACAAGGTATTAACCCGCTTGAGGAATTGCTTGCGCTCGCTAAGGCCAAGGAAGATTAAGCATGAGCGGGAAACTTGCGGGTGCGGCCAGGCGTTCGAGAACCTGCGGACGGCAATCACACCGATCCGCATTCCGGCTACCCGGGATTGCTGCGCCGCCTCTGGGATTGCGGGTGAGCCTTCCCTCCTTGATAACGATATCAATACCCGAGGAGTAAAAGGATCATGAGTATCAAATGCAGAATCGCTGCCGTTGCCGTAGGGGTGTCTGCGTTTACCGCGAGCGGCCTCGCGTGCGCGCAGGATGATGGCGGGCTACTCGCGGCGGAGAACTTCAGCAACACCATTTATCTCACGACCGACTACGTCTTCAGGGGCGTCTCGTTCACGGACGAGGATCCCGCGATTCAAGGCAGCTTCGACTATGCGCACCCGAGTGGTTTCTACGCGGGCGTATGGGGATCCAACTGGGATGGTTTTGGCACCGAAAGCGAGATCGAATTCGATTATTACGGGGGTTACGCGAACGCCGTAGGACCCATTGATTACGATGTGGCGGCGCTATACTACACCTTTCCCGGCGCCCAGGATGACGGGTTCGAACTGGATTATTTCGAGGCTCACGCAGGTGTGAGTCACACCGTCGAGGCCATCCCGCTAACGCCCACGGTTGGCGTAGGTTACAACTATTCGCCCGACTACAACGGCGAAGACGGGCGTAGCCACTATGTGCTTGGTTCGCTTGACCTCGTGCTGCCGGCGGAGATTGGCTTAAGCTTCGGCGTGGGCCACCTGAATGTGGCGGGCGGCGCGCTTTCCGGCGCTCAGGACGGATTTTCTTACACGCACTTCCAAGTGGGTGTCTCGAAGATAGTCCAAAGCTTCAGCTTTGGTGTGACCTACCATGACACCAGCGAAGATTGCAAGGACGAGTACGGCGGCCCGATCCTTCTAAACGCGAGCGTCTGTACGCCGGGGGCGGTCTTTACGCTCTCTCGCACCTTCTAAAGCGATGGACAACGTGTAGTTCGGTTCGCAGGTGAGAGGTTTCTGCCGCGTCTCGCCTGCCGCGCAGTTGCCGGTAGCGGTTCGCTCTATTTGACCAGCGCCGCGTCAGCGCGTGACCTGGTTTCTATTCGCGCCACGCAGTCGCTCACTTCGCCGTTTTCGTCCTGGCAATCCAGGACATCGTTGATCAGAATACGCTGCACATTGGCGCACTCCAGGTCGTCGATATCGAACAGCTTGACGCTGATCTTGTCAGCCGGCAATGGCGCCGCGTCGACGGCCAGGCGCCTGGCGATGACGCCTTCACCGTCGAACATGACCAGATCGAGCGTCAGGCCGGAGAAACTGGTCGCGGTCCTGTTTTCAAACACCAGATACGCACGGCAGGCGCCGTCCTGTGGCTCCAGCTTGTTGAGCTCGACGCGCAGGGCTTCAGCCGTCGTCACGGATGGCGCAAATGCAATTCCGCTCGCGATCAAAAACAGTGATAGAGTCCGGTATCTGTTGAACAGCATCGATCGCATACCTCGAATGCAAAAGAAAAGGCGGGGGCCGCATCAAACCTGCCCGCAGTTTCCAGGATGATTACACCTTACACCAAGCGTTATTGGCAGCCAACGATGGGGGCGTCGCGAAGAGCCACTGGGGTCCTTGTGGCAGTAGCGTTTGTCACGCTACTCGTGGCGTCGCCCGCCACACTCGCGACCGGCTCCGTAACCGTACCGATGAAGGACAAGGGCGCCGATACGTTTTATGTCGATGTACACGTCGAGGGTGTCGGGGTTAGCGATTACCTGGTTGACACCGGCGCCGGCTACATGACTATCAACGAGGATGTACTCGCGCTGCTGCAGGCGCGTGAGCAGGCAATTTATATCCGCCGCCTGCGCGGTATCATGGCCGACGGCAGCACGCGCGTGGTGCCGGTTTATCGCATCGGCAGCATCAGTATCGGCGGCGTCTGCCGGATCGACGACGTGGAGGCGGCCGTATTCCCGGGCGCCTCCCGCAGCCTGCTCGGATTGAGCGCATTGCGCAAGGCGGCGCCGCTGATGTTTTCCATCGAACCGCCGCTCCTGCAGATGACTAACTGCGCCGCGCCTGGGCTGCCGAAGGTTGACGATACTACGCAGGCGCCAACTTCCTTGATGCCGCGCACTCGCGAAATCGTACGATCTGGCGAGTGATCCCAGGCACGCTTCGCGGCGACGCGAAGCGTAGAACGCGTAAAATGATCGGTATGCAGGCTCCCGCTACGCCAAATTCCAGTCATACCCCCATGATGCAGCAGTACCTGCGCATCAAGTCTCAGCACCCCGATATTCTTCTGTTCTACCGCATGGGCGATTTTTATGAGTTGTTCTATGACGACGCTCGCCGCGCCGCACAGTTGCTGAACCTGACTTTGACCGCACGCGGCCAGTCCGCCGGTGAACCGATCCCGATGCCCGGGGTGCCCATCCACGCGGTGGAAAGTTATCTTGCGCGGCTGATCAGGCGTGGTGAATCGGCGGCGATCTGCGAACAGTTCGGCGATCCGGCCGCGACCAAGGGACCGGTCGAGCGCAAGGTGGTGCGTATCGTCACGCCCGGCACGGTAACCGACGAAAGCCTGCTGGATGAACGGCGCGACAATCTGTTAATGGCGGTACAGCCCGGCGCGCGTTGCCACGGTCTGGCTTGGCTGGATCTTGGTGCGGGTCGTCTGAGCGTAACCGAGGTTGCGGGTGACGACGCGCTGCTCGACGAATTCGAGAGGCTGCAACCGGCGGAAATTCTGGTTGCCGAGGACGTGGGTCTGCCCGGCGACCGCACCGTAGGAGTACGTCAGTTGCCGCCCTGGCATTTCGATATGGACGGCGGCAGACGGCCTTTGTGCGAGCAGTTCGGCGTGGCGGACCTCAAGGGCTTTGGCTGCGACGCAATGCCCATGGCGATCGCGGCCACCGGGGCATTGCTGAACTATGTCAGCGACACGCAGCGCGGCGCGTTGTCTCACATCCGC
This DNA window, taken from Gammaproteobacteria bacterium, encodes the following:
- a CDS encoding Tat pathway signal sequence domain protein is translated as MLFNRYRTLSLFLIASGIAFAPSVTTAEALRVELNKLEPQDGACRAYLVFENRTATSFSGLTLDLVMFDGEGVIARRLAVDAAPLPADKISVKLFDIDDLECANVQRILINDVLDCQDENGEVSDCVARIETRSRADAALVK
- a CDS encoding clan AA aspartic protease → MGASRRATGVLVAVAFVTLLVASPATLATGSVTVPMKDKGADTFYVDVHVEGVGVSDYLVDTGAGYMTINEDVLALLQAREQAIYIRRLRGIMADGSTRVVPVYRIGSISIGGVCRIDDVEAAVFPGASRSLLGLSALRKAAPLMFSIEPPLLQMTNCAAPGLPKVDDTTQAPTSLMPRTREIVRSGE